One Deltaproteobacteria bacterium DNA window includes the following coding sequences:
- a CDS encoding DUF1015 domain-containing protein: protein MATIYPFKALRPRADLVEQVAAVPYDVVNRAEAQALAQGNPHTFLHVTKPEIDLADDVGLYDDAVYSQGAKALKTMIDDGVMVQDKTECLYAYALTMNGRTQTGFVLCASTDEYDENIVRKHEFTRPDKEDDRVKNIEALGAQSGTVFLVHRQSDMLAAAMTKATQAQAAVDFVAADGIRHQLWTIADSDDIASVVNGFDALGPIYIADGHHRSAA from the coding sequence ATGGCTACAATTTATCCTTTTAAAGCCTTACGCCCACGGGCCGACCTTGTTGAACAAGTGGCCGCTGTGCCCTACGACGTGGTAAACCGAGCAGAAGCGCAAGCTCTTGCCCAGGGTAATCCCCACACATTCCTCCACGTCACCAAGCCTGAAATCGATTTGGCCGATGACGTGGGTCTCTACGATGATGCTGTTTACTCCCAAGGTGCAAAAGCACTCAAAACGATGATCGACGACGGCGTTATGGTTCAAGATAAAACCGAATGCCTCTACGCTTACGCGCTTACAATGAATGGCCGTACTCAAACCGGGTTTGTTCTTTGTGCAAGCACCGATGAGTACGATGAAAATATCGTTCGTAAACATGAGTTCACGCGGCCGGACAAAGAAGACGACCGCGTCAAAAATATCGAAGCACTCGGTGCACAATCCGGAACAGTGTTTCTGGTTCATCGCCAATCCGACATGCTCGCTGCCGCCATGACCAAGGCTACCCAAGCTCAGGCTGCCGTAGACTTTGTTGCCGCAGACGGTATTCGTCACCAACTTTGGACCATTGCCGATTCTGACGACATTGCTTCGGTTGTTAACGGTTTTGATGCACTCGGCCCAATCTACATCGCCGATGGACACCATCGCTCGGCCGCTG